The Fibrobacter sp. UWB2 genome window below encodes:
- a CDS encoding DUF748 domain-containing protein, with translation MKKPLKITLIVLGSLILLYFVTLLVAPKIARSYIEEHSKEMIGRSITIKNISLNPFTYVLDVDTLAVMEADDKTRFVAFDKFSMNINPLKLFTRTLDISDIYMKALYVRTTQHGERFNFSDILDFLAQKDSIYYAEHPEEKKVESDSSKSAAEIAAGLPVKLSLRNIVFDKGNIIYQDTKVGSKFHLKDFSINIPAIYLEDNSTGVDVSLKFADGGDLNVKVDANMATYDFNIFLNLNRFALSCIKPYLNDSINYKDFAGYLSAQIAISGNINSILASNVKGKVSLDKIDLTEVSGSKMGAENVTVGINKANLVDNEYLIDSVIVDGAFAHIDLYKDGKTNIDVLLTPKNKAGSMTDTTAADSTQAEPVAEAAKQEPTDTTKVVADSTSATTTAEKPAAAKKLKAKINKLLVKNTYITITDHTIIRPFNYKVSAITVTGQNINYDTPCNVNVSAAFPEGGSLSLKYHGALSNLNTMDIYISVKNLVLKHFSNYSLHYTAYPLKAGTLAFASENKIVDRNIDSKNTIDIYNITVGNKVDDIDPEYTVPMKIGLYILKDKDDKIQFDVPVKGNLDDPEFSYGKIIWKTVVNLLVKVAISPFRLVGNLAMAGASALGFDLGKNDEVLIDANTDTFTSEQYAKATKMTEMIQKDPNLMLTFTQYYNPRKTAKEYKVKQLKIDFYKQKNNKTELNELDYRAIEEIKEKDKEFQAYVKEHSAEIDKNYMMKVLPQMASKRNADLLKVLRAQPGITKKNLKVITAPREALRSYKDKPMYKVTVDVL, from the coding sequence ATGAAAAAGCCACTCAAAATCACCCTCATTGTATTAGGATCTTTGATCCTCCTCTACTTCGTCACACTTCTCGTAGCGCCCAAGATTGCCCGTAGCTACATCGAAGAGCACTCCAAGGAAATGATTGGCCGAAGCATCACCATCAAGAACATCAGCCTGAACCCGTTTACCTACGTTTTGGACGTAGATACACTCGCGGTCATGGAAGCGGACGACAAGACCCGCTTTGTCGCGTTCGACAAGTTCAGTATGAACATCAACCCGCTAAAGCTCTTCACGAGAACGCTTGACATCAGCGACATCTACATGAAGGCCCTCTATGTTCGCACCACGCAGCACGGAGAACGCTTCAACTTCTCCGATATTCTAGACTTCCTCGCCCAAAAGGACAGCATCTATTACGCCGAGCACCCCGAAGAAAAGAAGGTCGAATCGGACAGCAGCAAGAGCGCTGCTGAAATCGCCGCAGGGCTCCCCGTCAAGCTCAGCCTGAGAAACATCGTATTTGACAAGGGCAACATCATCTACCAGGATACAAAAGTCGGCTCCAAATTCCACCTCAAGGACTTTTCCATCAATATCCCGGCCATTTATCTCGAAGACAACTCGACCGGCGTCGACGTGAGCCTCAAGTTTGCAGACGGTGGCGACCTGAACGTGAAGGTCGATGCCAACATGGCCACCTACGACTTCAACATCTTCCTGAACCTGAATAGATTTGCACTCTCCTGCATCAAGCCGTACCTGAACGATTCCATCAACTACAAGGATTTTGCGGGTTACCTCTCGGCTCAAATCGCCATCAGCGGTAACATCAACAGCATCCTCGCCTCCAATGTCAAGGGCAAGGTCTCGCTCGACAAGATTGACCTCACCGAAGTCAGCGGAAGCAAGATGGGCGCAGAAAACGTCACTGTCGGAATCAACAAGGCAAACCTCGTCGACAACGAATACCTCATCGACTCCGTCATCGTAGATGGTGCCTTCGCCCACATCGACCTGTACAAGGACGGCAAGACAAACATTGACGTACTCCTCACCCCGAAGAACAAGGCCGGAAGCATGACGGATACAACCGCCGCCGATTCTACGCAGGCAGAACCAGTTGCAGAAGCTGCAAAGCAAGAACCCACAGATACAACAAAGGTCGTCGCTGATTCGACTAGCGCAACAACTACAGCAGAAAAGCCCGCCGCCGCAAAGAAGCTCAAGGCGAAGATAAACAAGCTCCTCGTCAAGAACACTTACATCACCATCACCGATCACACCATTATCCGTCCGTTCAACTACAAGGTGAGCGCCATTACCGTTACCGGCCAGAACATCAACTACGACACGCCTTGCAACGTGAACGTTTCTGCCGCATTCCCCGAAGGTGGCAGTCTCTCGCTCAAGTACCACGGAGCACTCAGCAACCTGAACACGATGGACATCTACATCAGCGTGAAGAACCTCGTGCTCAAGCACTTCTCGAACTACTCGTTGCACTACACGGCTTACCCGCTCAAGGCAGGCACCCTCGCCTTCGCAAGCGAAAACAAGATTGTCGACCGCAACATCGACAGCAAGAACACGATTGACATTTACAACATCACCGTCGGCAACAAGGTGGACGACATCGATCCGGAATACACCGTCCCGATGAAAATCGGTCTCTACATCTTGAAGGACAAGGACGACAAAATCCAGTTCGACGTGCCGGTCAAAGGCAACCTCGATGACCCTGAATTCTCTTACGGCAAAATCATCTGGAAGACCGTCGTGAACCTGCTCGTGAAGGTCGCTATTTCTCCGTTCAGACTCGTTGGAAACCTCGCCATGGCAGGCGCAAGCGCGCTCGGCTTTGACCTCGGCAAGAACGATGAAGTGCTGATTGACGCAAACACAGATACGTTCACCAGCGAACAGTACGCCAAGGCCACCAAGATGACGGAAATGATCCAGAAGGACCCGAACCTGATGCTGACCTTCACGCAGTACTACAACCCGAGAAAGACCGCCAAGGAATACAAGGTCAAACAGCTCAAGATCGATTTCTATAAGCAAAAGAACAACAAGACGGAACTGAACGAACTCGACTACAGGGCCATCGAAGAAATTAAAGAAAAGGACAAGGAGTTCCAGGCCTACGTCAAGGAACACTCCGCCGAAATCGACAAGAACTACATGATGAAGGTTCTCCCGCAAATGGCATCGAAGCGCAACGCCGACCTCCTCAAGGTCTTACGCGCTCAGCCGGGCATCACGAAGAAAAACCTGAAAGTCATCACGGCCCCGAGAGAAGCTCTCCGCAGTTACAAGGACAAGCCTATGTACAAAGTAACTGTAGACGTGCTGTAA
- the tsaB gene encoding tRNA (adenosine(37)-N6)-threonylcarbamoyltransferase complex dimerization subunit type 1 TsaB produces MNFDLFVDTSRKGISMALSADSVYEEMVDPSAKGEILSASLDNLLAKVGASLDDVKRVMVTVGPGSFSGLRTGVAFCQGLCFSGKRDLYGVTTLQALACFAGATDESVAVVIRARNGFWYLRLNNEESFIETADVVARLQASSVKNAVVDAAALADEALIAVFKDKGIATVLDTDKKLNMWAPLFDTVKPSLIQEANYIQPSYFEKLKV; encoded by the coding sequence ATGAACTTCGATCTTTTTGTAGATACATCCCGAAAGGGAATCTCGATGGCACTGAGCGCAGACTCCGTGTACGAAGAAATGGTCGATCCGTCCGCCAAGGGCGAAATCCTGAGCGCAAGCCTGGACAATCTCTTGGCTAAAGTCGGAGCCTCTCTCGATGACGTGAAACGCGTCATGGTGACAGTCGGACCGGGTTCATTCAGCGGACTGCGCACGGGAGTCGCGTTCTGCCAAGGGCTTTGCTTTAGCGGCAAACGCGACCTCTATGGCGTAACGACATTGCAGGCCCTCGCCTGCTTTGCTGGCGCCACCGATGAATCTGTCGCTGTCGTGATTCGCGCACGCAATGGCTTCTGGTACTTGCGTTTGAACAACGAAGAGAGCTTTATCGAAACCGCTGATGTCGTTGCACGACTCCAGGCAAGTTCTGTGAAGAACGCCGTTGTCGATGCAGCCGCACTTGCAGACGAAGCGCTCATCGCCGTTTTCAAGGACAAGGGAATCGCAACGGTTCTCGACACCGACAAGAAGCTCAACATGTGGGCTCCGCTTTTTGATACGGTGAAGCCTTCGCTCATTCAAGAAGCAAACTACATCCAGCCCTCGTACTTCGAGAAGTTGAAGGTGTAA
- the rimI gene encoding ribosomal protein S18-alanine N-acetyltransferase produces the protein MRLREMTENDLPQVLELQRELAFQDWNEKQFLSEIRASYAYCVVCEDEAKLLGYAIFHLLGPDSELLSIATRASEQRKGIGSQLLKAGLDKLTENGDQCFLEVRDGNAKARAFYEKHGLKLYSVRKKYYSDGEDAALYKFCR, from the coding sequence ATGCGACTGCGCGAGATGACTGAAAACGACTTGCCACAAGTTCTCGAATTGCAACGGGAACTTGCGTTTCAGGATTGGAACGAAAAGCAATTTCTATCGGAAATCCGCGCAAGCTATGCATATTGCGTTGTTTGTGAAGATGAAGCCAAGCTTTTAGGTTATGCCATATTCCATTTGCTCGGACCCGATTCCGAGCTTTTGAGTATCGCCACTCGCGCATCAGAACAGCGCAAAGGCATCGGTAGTCAACTTTTGAAAGCGGGTTTGGACAAACTCACCGAAAATGGCGACCAATGCTTTTTGGAAGTCCGTGACGGTAACGCCAAGGCACGCGCCTTTTACGAGAAGCACGGGCTCAAGCTGTATAGCGTCCGCAAGAAATATTATTCCGATGGCGAAGACGCCGCATTGTACAAGTTCTGCAGGTAA
- a CDS encoding glycoside hydrolase family 9 protein, whose protein sequence is MDAKIHYCHPGYVPSGAKSFLVAFSEGSSLPSVKFNILDSENRVVYEGLAENLQRCEYTGETLFKGDFSAVKTPGRYQIALVDFDAKSHLFEVSDEWMNRELKANIKSFYYQRSGVELPERLAGVWARPAAHLDSALEFHPTMERAGLWNAHGGWYDAGDYGKYIVNGGVSVATLMLGCELKKPNELPESLLDEIRFELEFFLRMQDEDGGVFFKVTPYRWDGFVTPTESDASQKRYILGKSTSSTLNFVGALAQAHHVYANVDCDFAEKCLFAAIRAYLWSEKNPEVDWPHNTEGSGGYGDSDLGDDFFWARAMLYRELKNVESIADVNVSGLLERLESQLPVDMDTYLPTYGLQWRSTQNLAWFALATMDCKWTERARMAFKYTAEEILHLQKEDPYGLSIRKFIWGSNGDIANHALTLYLAYEWFNDSKYRDAAMEQIEFIYGKNPVDVSFVTGSAWSSPKFPHHRISHSDGVDEPVPGLVVGGINEDRQDLHRNPHYMGEARGMSYADEQCSFASNEVAINWSAPLTAALLLLSA, encoded by the coding sequence ATGGACGCGAAAATTCATTATTGTCATCCGGGTTATGTTCCTTCAGGAGCAAAGTCTTTTTTGGTCGCCTTTTCGGAAGGCTCCTCTTTGCCGTCGGTCAAGTTCAATATTCTAGATAGCGAAAATCGCGTTGTTTACGAAGGTTTGGCCGAAAACTTGCAGCGCTGTGAATACACCGGCGAGACTCTGTTCAAGGGTGACTTTTCGGCGGTCAAAACCCCGGGGCGTTACCAGATTGCCTTGGTAGACTTTGATGCGAAGTCGCATTTGTTTGAAGTCTCGGATGAATGGATGAATCGCGAACTCAAGGCGAATATCAAGTCGTTCTATTACCAGCGGAGCGGTGTCGAGCTGCCAGAGCGTTTGGCGGGTGTTTGGGCACGCCCTGCGGCGCACTTGGACTCAGCTCTCGAATTTCATCCGACAATGGAACGCGCTGGGCTTTGGAATGCCCATGGCGGCTGGTACGATGCGGGCGATTACGGCAAGTATATTGTGAATGGTGGCGTCAGCGTTGCGACATTGATGCTTGGCTGTGAACTCAAGAAACCGAATGAACTGCCGGAAAGTTTGCTTGATGAAATTCGTTTTGAACTTGAATTTTTCTTGCGCATGCAGGATGAAGATGGTGGCGTGTTCTTCAAGGTGACTCCTTACCGTTGGGATGGCTTTGTGACGCCTACGGAATCGGATGCTTCTCAAAAGCGCTATATCCTTGGAAAGTCAACGTCTTCGACTTTGAATTTTGTGGGAGCGCTTGCTCAGGCTCACCACGTCTATGCCAATGTCGATTGTGATTTTGCGGAAAAATGCTTGTTCGCTGCTATCCGTGCGTACCTTTGGTCCGAAAAAAATCCTGAAGTCGATTGGCCGCACAATACAGAAGGCAGTGGCGGCTATGGTGATTCGGATTTAGGCGATGACTTTTTCTGGGCTCGTGCCATGTTGTATCGCGAACTGAAAAACGTTGAAAGTATCGCTGATGTGAATGTTTCAGGCTTGCTTGAACGTTTGGAAAGTCAACTTCCGGTAGATATGGACACGTACCTGCCGACATACGGATTGCAATGGCGATCGACACAGAACCTGGCCTGGTTTGCGCTTGCGACAATGGATTGCAAGTGGACGGAACGCGCCCGTATGGCGTTCAAGTACACGGCCGAAGAAATTTTGCATTTGCAAAAGGAAGACCCGTATGGACTTTCAATTCGCAAGTTCATCTGGGGGAGCAATGGCGATATTGCAAACCATGCGCTGACGCTTTATTTGGCGTATGAATGGTTTAATGATTCGAAGTATCGCGATGCGGCGATGGAACAGATTGAATTTATTTATGGCAAGAATCCTGTAGACGTGAGCTTTGTGACGGGCTCTGCTTGGAGTTCCCCGAAGTTCCCGCATCACCGCATTAGCCATTCCGATGGCGTTGATGAACCGGTGCCTGGGCTTGTCGTTGGTGGAATTAATGAAGACCGCCAGGATTTGCATAGGAATCCGCATTACATGGGGGAGGCTCGTGGCATGTCTTATGCAGACGAGCAATGTTCCTTTGCCAGTAACGAAGTTGCTATCAACTGGAGCGCTCCTCTGACAGCGGCATTGCTGCTGTTAAGCGCTTAA
- the groL gene encoding chaperonin GroEL (60 kDa chaperone family; promotes refolding of misfolded polypeptides especially under stressful conditions; forms two stacked rings of heptamers to form a barrel-shaped 14mer; ends can be capped by GroES; misfolded proteins enter the barrel where they are refolded when GroES binds), with amino-acid sequence MAKQLKFDVAARESLMKGVDKLANAVKVTLGPKGRNVMIARSFGAPNVTKDGVSVAKEVELEDAYENLGAQMAKEVANKTSDAAGDGTTTATVLAQAITREGLKNVAAGANPMDIKRGMDAAVEAVIKEVGKMAVKINGKEHIAQVATISANNDPEIGELLANAMEKVGNDGVITIEESKTAETVLDVVEGMQFDRGYLSPYFVTNTDSMEVALENPYILLYDKKISTMKDLLPMLEHVAKQGKSLLIIAEDVDGEALATLVVNKMRGTLKVAAVKAPGFGDRRKAMLEDIAILTGGMLVSEDTGAKLEDAPVTVLGKAKSITITKDNTTIVEGAGDAASIKGRIAQIKKQIEATTSDYDREKLQERLAKLAGGVAVIKVGAATEVEMKEKKDRVDDAMHATRAAVEEGIVPGGGVALIRAEKAIDALTFDNADQKTGAAIIRRAIEEPLRQIVQNAGLEGSVVVNKVKEGKDGFGYNAKTDTYEDLIKAGVIDPAKVTRTALKNASSIASMILTTDCVITEKKEPKAPAAPAMDPSMGMGGMM; translated from the coding sequence ATGGCAAAGCAATTGAAGTTTGATGTAGCAGCTCGCGAATCCCTCATGAAGGGCGTTGACAAGCTCGCCAATGCAGTTAAGGTTACTCTCGGTCCTAAGGGCCGTAACGTCATGATTGCACGTTCTTTCGGTGCTCCGAACGTCACTAAAGACGGCGTTTCTGTCGCTAAGGAAGTCGAACTCGAAGACGCATACGAAAATCTCGGTGCTCAGATGGCTAAGGAAGTTGCCAACAAGACTTCTGACGCTGCTGGTGACGGTACCACGACAGCAACCGTTCTCGCTCAGGCAATCACTCGCGAAGGCCTCAAGAACGTCGCTGCTGGTGCAAACCCGATGGACATCAAGCGCGGTATGGACGCTGCTGTCGAAGCTGTAATCAAGGAAGTCGGCAAGATGGCCGTCAAGATCAACGGCAAGGAACACATCGCCCAGGTCGCAACGATTTCTGCTAACAACGACCCGGAAATTGGCGAACTCCTCGCCAACGCTATGGAAAAGGTCGGCAACGATGGCGTCATCACCATCGAAGAATCCAAGACTGCTGAAACTGTCCTCGACGTTGTCGAAGGTATGCAGTTCGACCGTGGCTACCTCTCTCCGTACTTCGTCACGAACACGGACAGCATGGAAGTCGCTCTCGAAAATCCGTACATTCTCCTGTACGACAAGAAGATTTCTACCATGAAGGATTTGCTCCCGATGCTCGAACACGTTGCAAAGCAAGGCAAGTCTCTCCTCATCATCGCCGAAGACGTCGATGGCGAAGCTCTCGCAACGCTCGTTGTGAACAAGATGCGTGGCACCTTGAAGGTTGCTGCCGTTAAGGCTCCGGGCTTTGGTGACCGTCGTAAGGCAATGCTCGAAGATATCGCTATCCTCACTGGCGGTATGCTCGTCTCCGAAGACACGGGTGCAAAGCTCGAAGATGCTCCGGTTACCGTTCTCGGTAAGGCAAAGTCCATCACCATCACGAAGGACAACACCACGATCGTCGAAGGTGCTGGCGACGCCGCTTCTATCAAGGGCCGTATCGCTCAGATCAAGAAGCAGATTGAAGCTACCACAAGCGACTATGACCGTGAAAAGCTCCAGGAACGCTTGGCAAAGCTCGCCGGTGGCGTTGCTGTGATCAAGGTCGGTGCAGCTACCGAAGTTGAAATGAAGGAAAAGAAGGACCGCGTCGACGACGCTATGCACGCAACTCGTGCCGCTGTCGAAGAAGGTATCGTTCCGGGTGGTGGCGTTGCTCTCATCCGCGCTGAAAAGGCTATCGACGCTCTTACGTTCGACAATGCCGACCAGAAGACTGGTGCTGCAATCATCCGCCGCGCTATCGAAGAACCGCTCCGTCAGATCGTCCAGAACGCTGGCCTCGAAGGCTCTGTCGTGGTGAACAAGGTGAAGGAAGGCAAGGACGGCTTTGGCTATAACGCTAAGACCGATACTTACGAAGACCTCATCAAGGCTGGTGTCATTGACCCGGCTAAGGTGACTCGCACGGCTCTCAAGAACGCCTCCTCCATCGCTTCGATGATCCTCACAACTGACTGCGTGATCACCGAAAAGAAGGAACCGAAGGCTCCGGCAGCTCCGGCTATGGATCCGTCCATGGGCATGGGCGGCATGATGTAA
- a CDS encoding sugar nucleotidyltransferase, whose protein sequence is MKIVLPVAGNGIRLRPYTENLPKCLLPVAGKTIIDWIVDGALFLNPSETIFITGYKASVVDEFLKQRPEWGAVRTVVQSNPQGLGEAISLALPYVNDDEPLLIILGDTLFEADLSILKNVDENILYTFKVADPKRFGVAVTDKNGRIERLVEKPQEFVSDEAIVGIYYIKDVKALKEALNYLMQNDIRTKGEFQLTDALERMIQGGCKFRTAPVEKWLDCGLVETLLATNAHILQRNEKSAPKFESSEIIMPCHIGKNVVIKNSKVGPNVSVGDGCVIENSEVSDAILWDGVKVANQKLAGAVIHE, encoded by the coding sequence ATGAAAATAGTTCTTCCTGTTGCTGGAAATGGCATTCGCCTACGTCCATATACGGAAAATCTGCCAAAGTGCTTGCTTCCTGTTGCCGGCAAGACAATCATTGATTGGATTGTCGATGGTGCTCTTTTTTTGAATCCTTCTGAGACGATTTTTATTACGGGGTATAAGGCTTCTGTTGTTGATGAATTTTTGAAACAGAGACCGGAATGGGGTGCTGTCCGTACGGTGGTCCAGTCCAATCCGCAAGGCCTGGGTGAGGCAATTAGCCTTGCTCTCCCGTATGTGAACGACGATGAACCGCTTTTAATTATCCTCGGCGATACGCTTTTTGAAGCCGATTTGTCAATCCTTAAAAACGTGGATGAGAATATTCTCTACACGTTCAAGGTGGCAGATCCGAAGCGTTTTGGCGTAGCTGTGACGGATAAGAATGGCCGTATCGAACGCCTTGTGGAAAAGCCACAGGAATTCGTTTCGGACGAAGCTATAGTTGGTATTTATTACATCAAGGATGTTAAGGCCCTCAAGGAAGCCTTGAACTATCTCATGCAGAACGATATCCGTACGAAGGGCGAATTCCAGTTGACGGATGCCCTTGAACGCATGATCCAGGGTGGCTGCAAGTTCCGCACGGCTCCGGTCGAAAAATGGCTGGATTGTGGCCTTGTCGAAACTCTGCTTGCAACGAACGCTCACATTTTGCAGCGCAATGAAAAGTCTGCACCGAAGTTCGAAAGTTCCGAAATCATCATGCCTTGCCATATTGGCAAGAACGTGGTCATCAAGAATTCCAAGGTCGGTCCTAACGTGTCGGTCGGGGATGGCTGCGTGATTGAAAACTCTGAAGTCAGCGACGCCATTCTCTGGGATGGTGTGAAAGTTGCAAACCAGAAGCTTGCGGGCGCTGTGATTCACGAATAA
- the groES gene encoding co-chaperone GroES encodes MIKPLADRIVVKPAEAEQKTSSGLFIPDNAKEKPMQGKVVAVGPGRKNDKGEVVAMEVKVGDVVLYGKYSGTEVTVDGENYLIVKESDVIATL; translated from the coding sequence ATGATCAAGCCTTTAGCAGATCGAATCGTTGTCAAGCCGGCAGAAGCCGAACAGAAGACCTCCTCCGGTCTCTTCATTCCGGATAATGCAAAGGAAAAGCCGATGCAGGGTAAGGTCGTGGCCGTAGGTCCGGGTCGCAAGAACGACAAGGGCGAAGTCGTCGCTATGGAAGTCAAGGTTGGCGACGTGGTGCTTTACGGCAAGTACAGCGGTACTGAAGTTACCGTCGACGGCGAAAACTACCTCATCGTCAAGGAATCCGACGTTATCGCAACGCTCTAA
- a CDS encoding ElyC/SanA/YdcF family protein produces the protein MSKILKSDKSNQKKKNFSIGIVLLILFVIAVLTYAIFEKSGHWLVEDDEIGHVKWVAVLDGQTADLERSDYAANLVKEGKADSVLLLGRRVYRERSNSEFYADDFMKLGSFDSNAVFLVPHNDPSTISEAYSLVPWLKKHKADTVLLLTGASSTYRVKRIFQKLSGNSPVYVTKDIHHYTYNPNCWYSNRESRKDWLRSWAALFASYFDLFNTDTLEAVDSSYYKPIRSYAEYKREFRSNVNLQKLLPKIEDKIKVESEKEAVKDSEKATAKETTKEAVKDSSKTQEKTSAKAKEPSKDTPKATAKEQPKEKKGDVKTPAKVPAKQGKK, from the coding sequence TTGTCAAAAATTTTAAAATCAGATAAGAGCAACCAAAAGAAAAAGAACTTCAGCATTGGCATCGTACTGCTGATTTTGTTTGTTATTGCAGTCCTTACATACGCCATTTTCGAAAAAAGCGGTCATTGGCTTGTCGAAGATGATGAAATAGGACACGTTAAATGGGTTGCCGTTCTCGATGGACAAACCGCAGATCTTGAACGCAGCGACTACGCCGCAAATCTCGTCAAAGAAGGCAAAGCCGATTCCGTCCTCCTTCTTGGTCGCCGCGTCTACCGTGAACGCAGCAATTCCGAATTCTACGCCGATGACTTCATGAAGCTCGGATCATTCGACAGTAACGCCGTTTTTCTCGTTCCGCACAACGATCCTTCTACCATTAGCGAAGCCTATTCGCTCGTCCCTTGGCTCAAAAAGCACAAAGCCGACACAGTCCTTCTTTTGACCGGAGCATCGTCAACATACAGAGTCAAGAGAATATTCCAAAAGCTTTCCGGCAACAGTCCTGTCTACGTTACAAAGGACATCCATCATTACACTTACAATCCAAACTGCTGGTATAGCAACCGCGAATCTCGCAAGGATTGGCTCCGCAGTTGGGCAGCTCTTTTCGCCTCGTATTTCGACTTGTTTAATACAGACACACTCGAAGCGGTTGATTCTTCTTATTACAAGCCTATCCGTTCTTACGCCGAATACAAGCGTGAATTCCGCTCGAACGTCAACTTGCAAAAACTCCTGCCGAAAATTGAGGACAAGATAAAAGTCGAATCAGAAAAAGAAGCCGTCAAGGATTCTGAAAAAGCAACAGCCAAAGAAACAACAAAAGAAGCTGTGAAAGATTCAAGCAAGACGCAAGAAAAAACATCGGCAAAAGCCAAAGAGCCATCCAAAGATACGCCCAAGGCTACAGCGAAAGAACAGCCGAAAGAAAAGAAAGGCGACGTCAAGACGCCCGCCAAAGTGCCGGCAAAGCAAGGCAAGAAATAA
- a CDS encoding D-alanine--D-alanine ligase, which yields MSRLRVLVLMGGPSTEHDVSVVSGTGVVRAMDPERYNIHPVLIDKDGTWHWSSRELSPYQKANFSENYFHSLEGTAANKKKSPALSELPSADIAFLALHGKWGEDGHIQAMLENWNIPYTGCGLLASALAMDKIKSKEIYRANGIPTPPYRVIWKHNFTGDTLVSVADELGFPLVIKDPLGGSSIGIGIAKNLDEAGKIAQDLFKDSNRLLCEKFIAGGEASCGYIEGEKPLPPTEMRMTTREYFDFEAKYNGECQEVTPAEFAPELTARIQELVKNAHYALGGAGYSRTDVRITKDGELFAIETNTLPGMTPTSLLPQQAACVGITYSQLIDLIIDKSLEIKR from the coding sequence ATGTCCCGTTTACGCGTTTTGGTATTGATGGGCGGTCCATCTACTGAACATGATGTTTCTGTCGTTAGCGGTACTGGCGTTGTGCGCGCCATGGATCCGGAAAGGTACAACATCCACCCGGTGCTCATTGACAAGGACGGCACCTGGCATTGGTCTTCCCGTGAACTTTCTCCGTACCAGAAGGCAAATTTCTCGGAAAACTATTTCCACAGCCTCGAAGGCACTGCCGCCAACAAGAAGAAGTCCCCGGCACTTTCGGAACTTCCGTCGGCAGATATCGCATTCCTCGCCCTCCACGGCAAGTGGGGCGAAGACGGTCACATCCAGGCCATGCTCGAAAACTGGAACATTCCGTACACGGGCTGCGGCCTTTTGGCATCGGCCCTCGCCATGGACAAAATCAAGTCCAAGGAAATTTACCGTGCAAACGGCATCCCGACTCCGCCTTACCGCGTGATCTGGAAGCACAACTTTACCGGCGACACGCTCGTAAGCGTTGCCGACGAACTCGGATTCCCGCTCGTTATCAAGGACCCGCTGGGAGGTTCCTCCATCGGCATCGGCATTGCGAAGAATCTCGACGAAGCAGGCAAGATTGCCCAAGACTTGTTCAAGGATTCTAACCGTTTGCTCTGCGAAAAGTTCATCGCCGGTGGCGAAGCTAGCTGCGGTTACATTGAAGGCGAAAAGCCGCTTCCGCCGACCGAAATGCGCATGACAACCCGTGAATACTTCGACTTCGAAGCAAAGTACAACGGCGAATGCCAGGAAGTCACTCCGGCTGAATTTGCACCGGAACTCACCGCACGCATTCAGGAACTTGTGAAGAACGCCCACTACGCTTTGGGCGGTGCAGGCTATAGCCGCACGGACGTCCGCATCACGAAGGACGGCGAGCTCTTTGCAATTGAAACGAACACGCTCCCAGGCATGACTCCGACATCGCTGTTGCCGCAACAGGCTGCTTGCGTTGGCATCACCTACAGCCAGCTCATCGACCTCATCATCGACAAGAGCTTGGAGATTAAGCGTTAG